The window TAACGCTGGACATTATACCAATACCATTACCAGGTTATCGCCTGCTATTGTAGCTATAAATAATGCATTTAACAGTGCTACAGCTCCAAATGATGTTTTAAACTCAAGATACCAAACTACGCCGTTGCCACGTTTCGAAGTAGGGCAATCCATGTCGAGGATTTGGGCCGTACCCTCTTTGGGTATCGATCCGGCCACCGGTAAAGAAGTATTCGTTAAATTAGATGGAAGCCAAACCTTTATCTGGGATGCCAGGGATAAACGCCCGATTGCTGATGCTACTGCTAAAATTAAAGGAAGTGCCAGCTCCAGTCTTACTTACAAAAATTTTATCCTGAACTTAAATGTTAGCTATCAGTTTGGTGGTTACATGTATAACCAAACCTTGGTTGATAAAGTTGAAAATGTTGATTTGTTGCATGGTAATGCGGATTTAAGGGTATTAACAGAACGCTGGAAACAACCCGGTGATCAGGTTGCATTTAAGGCTTTGGTAGCAGATGGTTCAACCGGACTGCAGCAAACAAATGCAACTTCGCGTTTTGTTCAGAAAGATAATTTTCTTGAACTGGCAAGTTTAACGGTTGGTTATAACTTTCCGACAAGCCTAAAATGGGTGAAGGCCGCTCATTTATCTGCACCTCGTATCATGATTACCCAAAACAATTTACTACGTTTTGCAACAATTAAAACCGAAAGGGGAACGAGCTATCCTTTTTCCAGAAGTTTAAATTTTGGAATAACTACAAATTTCTAAGTGTATGTTTAAAAAGAATAAAATTACACCGAAAATCAATCAGGCAGCCACTGGCTTGTTATGTTGCTTTGTACTGTTGCTTACATTGAACGGATGTAAGAAATTTCTGGAAATGCCATTAAAAGATAAAGTCCCTCAACAAGCTTTGTTTAATGATGAACAAGGTTTCACCGACGCCCTGACAGGCGTTTATTTAGGGATGGATAAGCCGGCTTCTTTTGCTGGAAAAGGTTTATATACGCAAGATTTATCGGTAGGAATGCTTTCGGTATTGGTGAATAATTACACCAATGCCTCAACCTCGGCTTTAGGCGATAACCTTTACGCCAATACTTACCGGTATGATTATGCCCAGGTAGGGGTAAAAGCTGAAATGGCATTGATATGGGGCGGAATGTATAACAACATCGCTAATCTAAATAACCTGCTTGGTTATGTTGATGCAAAAAAAGAAGTTTTTTCAAGAGATCACTACAATAAGGTTAAAGGAGAGGCTTTAGCACTAAGGGGTTTATTCCACTTTGATCTGGCCCGTTTATTTGGTCAGTTACCTTTAACGGGTATGAATGAGAAGGCAATACCATACGTGAGTAATTTTACAGCTAAAGCAGCCCCTTTTTTAACGCTTAATGCAGTATTGGATTCTTGTATAGCAGATTTAAATCAGGCTAAAAATATACTGGCCCAGGCAGATACTTCAGCGTTACAGCAAGGCAATTTAGATTTATTTTCGGGCTATACCCAAAATCACATGAACTATTGGGCAACCAAAGCCTGTTTGGCCCGTATTTACCTGTACAAGGGAGATTATGCAAATGCTATGGCCAATGCAAAAGAAGTTATTGGAAGTAATAAATTTCCGCTGTCTACCAGTAACGTAGCTTTGGCAACGGCCAGTACCAGAGATCGCCTTTTTTCAAAAGAACTGGTTTTTGCACTTTACAGTACCAACATCGGCTTAATTAACGAAGGGCTTTTTAATGTAGGCGGAACGACGGGAGTTTCACTTCAGCTTGCACCTGCTAATAAAACTGCACTTTACGGCACTACCGACTGGAGGTTATCGTGGTTCGATAATAATTCGGCAAAAGCCTTTAATGTTCCTTCTAAATTTTTCCAGAATGCGGGATTACCCTATCCCATGCAAAATATTATGCCTGTGATCAGGATTTCTGAAATGTACTATGTGGTTGCTGAATGTGCTAATGCAATGGGAGATCTTGCAACAGGATTATCGTACTTGAATTTAGCCAGGAGCGCAAGGGGCTTAACTACATTAACAACAGCCACTGTACCAGATGGAATAGCCTTATCTGCAGAGATTACCAGAGAATATAAAAGGGAATTTATCCAGGAAGGACAAACTTTCTTTTACTATAAAAGACTGAATAAAGATTTGAAAACAGAATCGGGAACAACAGTTCCTGTTCCTGCCAATGTATATGTATTTCCAATTCCGGATAAGGAATTAGAGTACAATAAATAGTAACCATTAAATTAAAGAATTGTTATGAAACTTATTTTGCTGTGTATGACAGCTTTTTTGTCCATCTCCTTTTTTAGCGGATGCAGCAAGGATCCTGCTTTGTTTGCAGAAGCCGATGCCATTTATTTTGGAACGGCCGACACAAGCATCTCTTACTCCTTTGCTAAATACCCTAAAAAGTTAAAAGATACCATTAACGTGCCTGTAAATGTATTGGGAAATTCTGCCGCGACAGATAGGTCGTTCAGTGTTGAAATATTGCCTTCTGCTAACAACGCAGCCATTGAAGGCACACATTTTAAGCTGTTAACAAATCTAATTATCCCTGCAAAATCGGTAATGGGTATGCTTCCGGTTGTAGTATATCGTACTGCTGATTTAGAAAACGGGAAACAGGTTAAAATAAACCTTAAACTAAAGAAAGATCAGAATTTCGCAGCAGAGGGGATTACCACTAAACAGAAAATAACAATTAACCTGGGGTATATGCAGAAACCAGATTCGTGGGGTGAGTTTACCGGAACGGTAACCGGTTTTTTTGCGGGCTATCAGACTAATTTCGGCACCTGGAGCCCCACAAAATACAAAGTGATTTTAGATGCCCTGTACGATCCGGCAACAGGAGTAACCATAACAGAGTTTCCCGGAAGCAGATTTTCTCCCCCTGTGGCCTATAACTTATATCTGGCAACGGTAAGAAATTATATCAAAACAAATTACCCGGGCAATTACGGCTTACCAGGCGCGGTATTAAACGATCCTGACAATGGGAATAAACCCATCCAGGTTGGACCGGCAAACTATTAATGAACTTTCATTTGACAAGTGAAGAAATGAAACAGATGAAAAAAATATTAGGTATTTTCTTAAGCTTAACTGCTGTCGCATCAATAATTATAGGCTGTTCTAAAGATCAGGGAAATTACGATTATATCGAAATCAATACTTTGAAGATTTCGGCTGACATGGCCAGCGCAGATCCAGCTATGTTTGTTACGCCAGATTCAATTATTCTACGTCAGAATGATAGTTTAAAGGTGAAACTAAAAATAGACGCTTCAATTGGTGCTCCGGGCAACCTTTCTTATCAGTGGTTAATTACACAATATTTACAGGCAAATGCGAATCCTTCAAAATATATGATTAGTGAGGCGGCGAGCTTAAAGACTAGGATTACCCTTCCTCCGAATTTATACAGATTGGTGGCCCGGGTAACCAATAACGATACAGGGGTTTCCTATTATAAAACATTTGTACTCAATGTATCTGGGGCAGAATGGGGAGGTGAAGGCTGGCTGGTATTGCAAGAGCAGCAAAATGGAGCCGATATTTCAGTAATTACCACCAGGGATGGCGGGGTAAAAGGGAAAGTCTTCAATAATGTGTATGCTACCATGAACGGGCACAAGCTGCCTGCCGGAACTTTTAAGGTAAACGTAGTTAATTATGCAACTGCAATTAATGCACAAAAGGTCTCGTTCCTTTATCCAAATGGAGGATTACAGGTTAGAAGTGTTGATTTTGCGGACTCAACAAGGATAGAAAACTGGTTTACTCCCGGTGCAATATCTTCGATGAATTTTCAGGCAAACGGTTCTGCGGGTGGCTCGGGAGCTGGATGGGAATATGTAATTGTAAATAACCAGATTGCTTACCGTCAGTTTCAAAGTGTGGCTCATTTGGCTAACCCCCCTTTGTTTTTTCCACCTTATGCTGGTCTTACTATTGCGCCATATGTAATTAATGCCAGTACAAGTGATCAAATATATACCCTTTATGATAGGGTGAATAAAGGGTTTGTGTTGTTTAATGCCTCTACATCTGCATTGGTAAATATACCCGCCTATGCTGCGGCCACAACAAATTTAAATCCTGTTACCGGGAGTGGATTTGATTTGAAAAACATGACCGATAATATGATTTATGCTGAGAATGCACAACCCATGACGGCATCGCTCGCCATATACTGGAATTGTTTCTTTAGAGATGACGCTGGTAACAACACCTACCTGGTGCAGTTTCCAAGAGGTATAGCTTATTCAAACAATTTTACAACCGGACGTTTCCAGTTAAAAGAAGCAAACTGTCCGGGTATTAATACTGCGACCATGTTTGCTAATCCGACCTTTTTATCGCAGCCAAAGGGAGTGTTTTATTATGTAAACAGCAATAAAATATACACTTGTACAGTGAATAATCTGGCCAGTTCTGCTGCAACGGTTGGTTTAACATTTCCAGGTGGCACAGTAATCAAAGCGATGAAGATTTTTAATTCGGGTTATACTGCCGCTAATATTACCGCACTTAATGTACCCGAAGGTAAGGTGTTGGTAGTAGCAACCGATGAAACGGCCAGTGGTGGTGGAAACAAGGTTTATTTCTTTAACCTCAACGCTCAAACTGGCGCTATTTTAGGCTCAGTGTCATCTCCAGCCGATGTTTATACCGGCTTTGATAAAATTACCGATATCACCTTTAAAAAATCTCTCGGGAGATAAGTATATAGAACTTAATTAAACACACATATGGCCGTGAACAACGGCAGCTAATAAGATCAATTAATAAATATGATAAAATTAAAGTTTATACCTGTTTTTGCCCTCGTTTTATTTGCGGCAGAAAAAGGATTCGCACAAGATTCGACCTCGGTTACCAAACCTGTAGTTGTAGCTAAATTAAAGCCCTATAACCAGGTTATTACAGCTAAGTCTATATCAAAGCTGGGTTTGTTTACTGTTCACAAAGTTGATGAACGTTATTATTTTGAAATCCCTGATGAATTGTTGTCAAGGGAATTCCTGTTCACAACGCGTTTGAGTAAAGTTCCGACCGGAAGTCCCCGTTATAGTGGAGATCTGATGAATGGCATTATTGTTTCTTTCGAAAAAGCAGCTGGTGATAAACTATTTGTACGTGCTATAACCAATGTCGCACAAAGCGACCCGTCAAATGAACTGGCAAAAGCAGTTAAAAATGCTACCATTGATCCCATCATTATGGTATTAGATTTAAAAGCACGCAGTGTTGATGGTAAATCTTCTGTTGTGGAAATGACAGATTTCTTTTTAAAGGATAACCTGATTTCCGGTTTCCATCCTGCGGCTAAAAAACAAATGGGTACCGGTGCACCGGCAGCGGATAGGTCGGCAATTCTGGGAATGGAAGCTTATCCAAATAATATCGAGGTAAAATCACTTAAAACCTATGCTTTGGCTGTGGCCCCAAGGCCAGCAGCGGCTGATGGAGATTCTCCTGCCGACGCTTCGGCACCAGCGCCGTCGAGCGTTGGCGTTACCTTCGAAATTAGCAATTCAGTAATGGTATTGCCTAAAGAGGCCATGAAAATTCAGGCTTATGATCCAAGAGTTGGTTTCAAATCTGATTCTTACACTGTTTTTTCTGATGCACAACAGAAGGTGGAGGAAAGACGCTTTATCATTAAGAACAGACTGGAAGTAAAACCCGAAGATTTAAAACGTTATCAGGCAGGCGAACTGGTAGAACCTAAAGAACCATTGGTGTATTATATCGATCCAGCAACGCCAAAACAATACAGAAAATACATGATTGCCGGTATCAATAACTGGAACGAGGCATTTAAGGCCGCAGGTTTCAAGAATGCCATTATTGGCAAAGAGTGGCCGGTTAACGATAAATCAATGGATTTGGAAGATGGACGTTTCCGCGTTATTCGCTACATGCCAGCTATCAGCCCCTTTGTTGATAATAACCAGGTAACAGATCCACGTTCGGGAGAAATTATCCAAACTTATATCGGTTGGTCGCACTCGCAGGTTAAAACCCTTCACGACTGGTACATGATTCAAGCCGGGGCGGCAGATAAAGATGCACGAAACATGAAATTTAGCGAAGAACTAATGGGTGCATTAATACAGGCGGAAATCAGCAGAACTGTAGGCTTTACACTGGGTTTAACAGAAAACCTGGGCAGCAGTTATGCAATCCCTTTAGAAAAACTGAGAGATAAAAACTGGCTGGCAAATCACCCGTTTAATTATTCGATCATGGATTATAACCATTATAATTATGTGGCCCAACCTGCTGATCAGGTTTCGCGTAAAGGTTTAATTCCACAGATTAGCGATTATGATAAATGGGCTATTAAATGGGCTTATACCAACACCGGGGCTACCAGTTTCGAAGCAGATAAGAAAATCAGATTGGGCTGGATTAAAAACAATTTAAATGCAAATACTAACCTGATTTTTGCAAGCCAGCCTGCCGGTATTAAACCTACGGATATTACCAATCCTACAGCGCAATGGGAAGATTTAAGTAATAACCCAGTAGGGGCAGCAGCATATGGTATAAAAAACCTGAAGTATGTTATGGCTAATTTAATTCCGTGGACGACTACAGGCGAAAATACGTATTATAATACTTCAGACCTTTATTACACTCTTGTAAGCCAATATTCGTTCTTTATGCGTTATGCTTTTACTCAAATTGGCGGTGTTACAGAAAATTTGAAAACTGTAGACCAGGTTGGCGATGTATATGTTCCTGTTGCGAAGATAATTCAAAAACAGGCAGTTGCTTTTTTAAATAAGGAAGTTTTTAACACGCCAAACTGGATTTTGGACCCTAACGTATTAAACAAATTCAGAAAGCCCGCTAAAAAAGAAGACGTTACAAAAATGCAGGAAGATGCACTTTTTAAACTTATTGATCCTAACCGCCTTTTCCGTATGAACACTGCTACCATGCGTTTTGGAAAGGATAAAACCTATACGGTTGATGAGATGCTTACTGATCTAAGAAGTGGGCTTTATGCCGAGTTCAAAAATCACCAAATGGTAGATGGCAATAAGCGGTATCTGCAAAAATTTGCAGTAAATTATTTGCTTAAATATCTGGCAGAAGGCGAAGTAGTTCCAGATCCAACAAAAGATGTCCTTATTGCGGGGACAGATATTCCTTTGGCCATGCGTAAAAACTTAAAAGCAATTGAGGCCCAATGTAAAGCTGCAATTCCAACTTACACTGATCCGGTAATGTTGGCGCATCTTAAATACATTTCGGACAAAATCAACAATGCCCTAAATCCGAAAAATTAAAATCACTGTATATTAAGATAATAAGTAGATAATGAAATTCATATATATAGTATTGTTAGGTTTGTGCAGCACTTCGCTATTTGCGCAGAACCCAAAAGAGCAACAAGCTGCGATCAAAATTGATACAGTAAAAAAAGCCGATCCGTTAAAAACAATTATTACCAAAGAGACGGTCATCAAAAAAGGCTTGTTTAATGTTTACCAAACTGGTAACAGGTATTATTTCGAAATTCCGGATTCACTTTTAAAGAGAGAGTTACTATTAACCAATTGGCTGGTTAAAGTACCAGGAGGCAGTCCGAAATACGGAGGTGAAGAAATGGGACAAAAAACCATTTTATTTGATAAAGGGATCGGGAAAAAGATCAACCTGAAAATTGTTAATCAAATTACAAAAGTAGATTCGACAAGTACGATTGCCAAAGCTGTTGCCTATAATAACCTTGATGCTATTGCTACGGTATTTGATGTGAAAGCCAGGGGAGAGGCCAACAGAAGTTCTTTTATAGATGTAACTGATTTTCTGCAAAAGGAAAATTCATTTACCAAACTAAATGATGAGGTACAGAAGCGATTAAGCCTTGGTGCCATCGCCCAGGATAAAAGCTTCCTGAAAAATGTAACAGCCTATCCTATTAATATTGAGATAAAATCGGTTCGGACTTATTCAGCTACAGTACCAGGGAAGCCCTCACCGGTAATGCCAGTTTTAGATGCCGCTAAAATCGGAAATGCCGTTACCATGGAGGTTTCGACATCTATTTTGCTCATGCCCAAAACACCTATGGTGCCGCGCGAATTTGATTTGCGCGTTGGATATTTTGCCGATAGTTATACGCCATTATCAGACGATCAGCAGAATATTGAAACCAAATCATTTATTGTTCGCTATAACCTGGAGCCCAGGGCAGAAGACATGGCCAAATACAAAAGGGGCGAACTGGTAGAACCCAAACAGCCTATTGTATACTACTTAGATCCTGCAACACCAAAGCAGTGGCGGCCATACCTGATTCAGGGAATTAATGACTGGAATGAGGCATTTAAAGCGGCTGGTTTTAAGAACGCGATTATCGGTAAGGAATGGCCGGAAGGCGATACAACGATGAGCCTTGAAGATGCCCGTTATAAAATACTACGTTATCTGCCTTCAGATGTTGCCAATGCCTACGGGCCTAATATCCATGATCCCCGAAGCGGGGAAATATTGCAAAGTTATATCGGGTGGTATCATAATGTAATGTCTTTGGTACATGACTGGTATATGCTTCAGGCAGGACCGAATGATCCAAGAGCGCGCCATATGACTTTTAGTGATGATTTAATGGGCGAGTTGATCAGATTTGTATCATCACATGAAGTAGGGCATACTTTAGGCCTTCGCCATAATATGGGCAGCAGTAGCTTAACACCTGTAGAAAAATTAAGGGATAAGGCCTGGGTAGAGAAATATGGCCATACCAGTTCAATTATGGATTATGCCCGTTTCAACTATGTGGCACAGCCCGAAGACAGCATTGGTGCAGCCGGTATTATGCCACGCATTAACGATTATGATAAATGGGCAATTAAATGGGGTTACACTTATATTGGTGCCAAGGATGTAGCTACTGACCGGAAAATTGTTTCTAAGTGGATTAGCGATACGCTAAAAGATAATCCAAGGTTATGGTTTGGTGGGGAAGGTATGAATAATGATGCCCGCTGCCAGACTGAGGATGTTGGTGACAATAGCATGAAAGCCAGCGAATATGGGATTAAAAACCTAAAGTACGTGGTTAAAAACTTACCCGAGTGGACCAAAGAGGAGGGGATTTATATAAAAACCTTAGCCAAATGTATATTCAGGTGATTAACCAGTTTAACCGCTATGTAACCCATGTGACCAAAAATATTGGAAGTGTTTACGAAACGATTAAATATCCTGGAGATGCAGGTGACAGTTATGCCTCAGCGCCCGTTGATAAGCAAAGAGAAGCGGTAGCGTTCTTAAATAAACAGGTTTTTGAAACGCCTACCTGGCTGCTTGATCAAAACATCTTAAATAAAATTGGTAATCCGATACGTTACAGCAGTGTTAGGGTTATTCAGGAGCGAGCCATGAATGCTGTATTCAGTGATCGTGCGTTTAACACCCTGTACATGATGGAGGAACGTTTTGGTAAAGAAAATACTTATTCGATGAATGCATTGCTGGCCGATATGAAGGCTGGTGTTTGGAGCGAGTTGAATACCCATCAGCCAATAGAGCAATTTCGCAGGGATGTTCAAAAATTCTATGTTAATGCTTTGCTGCGGAGTATGAAAGAATCGGAGGTGGGTTACAATGCCATTGGATTATTATTCGGTGGTACTCAAGCTGCAGAAATGATGCCTTTAACCACAGGCTCAGATATTGGGGCATTAATAGCTGTTCATTTAGAAGACTTGCGTAAAAATATTCTCGCCACAATTCCTTCAACGACCGATATCGATTCAAAAGAGCATCTGGAATATGTGGCCGATTATATCAAGAAAGCCCTCGATAACCGTTTTAGCACTAAATTATAACACTGAGAGAACTTAGGATAATTGATTTTGGGAATTAATACGAAAGCAAAAATGAGGAGTAAATTATTAGCCATTTTATTATGGTGCAGCCTCGCGGCTGGCAACGTTTATGCTAATGGAAATAAAGCAACTATTGACTGCACCATTTATGGAAACAGAGCCAGTGGATTGTTTTTATACGAGCTCAAAGATGGTACGACGGTAAGTTTAGGGTTTAAACGACCCGATGTTAATGGGAACTGTAATTTTGAAGTTGATGTTAAAGAAGGTATCTTTTTTTTCAAAAAGGCAGGAGGAAAGGGGCATGAGTTCAAATATACCATCTACCTTAAAGCAGGTGAACATAAAAAAGTTAGCTTTTACATGGAAAAGAGCTCTGTTGATTACGATAGTTGCGTTATTGAGAATGAAAATACCGAAAGCAAATTTTTACAGGAATGGTTAAATGCCAAGAATGAATATAGTCATTCCGTTGCTACTAAACCAGATATTGGCCGTAGTAAGTATGCTCAGTTCGAAAAATTTGCCATCTCATTTTTGGCTTCACACAAAACCAATAACACTTATTTTAATATCTGGCTTAACGATAAGGTTAGTATTGATCTTAAATATCTGAAAGCTGGCAATTATTTTGGTTTAGGGAGGCTGAATGCCAATTATGATAGTACGGCAAATGCTCAGCCATTTTATAAACCTCTGCTTGATAAAAATATAGTGAACGATGTTCGTTTGCTACGTTCTGAACATGGAATGGAATTGCTTGATTATGTTTTTGGTTATCGGAAGTTTATTGAAGTTAAAAATCAGGAGAAGGTTTTAGAGAACTATTTTTCTCCTGAAAATGCCGCAAAAATAAATAATGGTAGTGTTAAGGTAGCTTTCCTTTTGCATAAGATGCCCGGGGTTAAAGAATTTGAGCATTTTGTGAAGTATGTAGAGCCATACAAGGATATTTTTACAACTGTAGCGCAAAAAGAGGCTTATCAGAAATTATACAATGATTTAACTCCGTTTGCAGTAGGGAAAGCTGGTTATAACTTTGAGCTTAAAGACGTAAATGAAAAAACGTATACCTTAAACGGCTTTAAGGGCAAGGTTGTGGTTATAGATGTTTGGGCCATGTGGTGTGCTCCTTGTTTAGCAGAAAAGCCAATCATGGAAAAAATTGCCGAAGGCTATAAGAATAGGAATGATATTGCTTTTATTGGAATGTCGGTTGATGGGTACAGTAAAAAGGATGCCTGGAAAGGTTTTGTGAAAAAACATGCCTTTACAAGTATTGAATTATTATCACAATTCGATGAATCACTTTTTAAGTTCTACAAGATATCTGTTATTCCACGTTTTCTGATTTTTGACCGTGAAGGAAAAATAGTAACGGTTGATGCACCGCGGCCATCAGATCCCCGCTTTAAGAAAATAGTAGATGCTGCATTAGCGGTAAAGTAAATTATATATGCTTTAAATATTGCTATGATGCAATAATTAATTAGTGAAATGAAAAAAGAGATAAAAATAGTTTTGTGTGCCATTTTTTGCTTTGTTAATGTAATCAATGTTTTAGCACAACAAAAGCCTGCGGAAATTTCGGGAGTGATTACGCAAAAGAAAAATTATGAAATTACTATAGTTGGCAAAGCTGAAGGCAAGTCGTTCAGGGCCATTCAATACTTAATTGATACTGCCACAAATAAGTTTTCGATTGTAATGCCGGTCTTAGCAAATACATCGTATGAAATGCGGGTTGCAGTAATGAAGATGGGCCACAGAAGGTTAGAGACCGATTACGTGGTTAATTT is drawn from Pedobacter sp. HDW13 and contains these coding sequences:
- a CDS encoding RagB/SusD family nutrient uptake outer membrane protein — translated: MFKKNKITPKINQAATGLLCCFVLLLTLNGCKKFLEMPLKDKVPQQALFNDEQGFTDALTGVYLGMDKPASFAGKGLYTQDLSVGMLSVLVNNYTNASTSALGDNLYANTYRYDYAQVGVKAEMALIWGGMYNNIANLNNLLGYVDAKKEVFSRDHYNKVKGEALALRGLFHFDLARLFGQLPLTGMNEKAIPYVSNFTAKAAPFLTLNAVLDSCIADLNQAKNILAQADTSALQQGNLDLFSGYTQNHMNYWATKACLARIYLYKGDYANAMANAKEVIGSNKFPLSTSNVALATASTRDRLFSKELVFALYSTNIGLINEGLFNVGGTTGVSLQLAPANKTALYGTTDWRLSWFDNNSAKAFNVPSKFFQNAGLPYPMQNIMPVIRISEMYYVVAECANAMGDLATGLSYLNLARSARGLTTLTTATVPDGIALSAEITREYKREFIQEGQTFFYYKRLNKDLKTESGTTVPVPANVYVFPIPDKELEYNK
- a CDS encoding DUF4843 domain-containing protein; this encodes MTAFLSISFFSGCSKDPALFAEADAIYFGTADTSISYSFAKYPKKLKDTINVPVNVLGNSAATDRSFSVEILPSANNAAIEGTHFKLLTNLIIPAKSVMGMLPVVVYRTADLENGKQVKINLKLKKDQNFAAEGITTKQKITINLGYMQKPDSWGEFTGTVTGFFAGYQTNFGTWSPTKYKVILDALYDPATGVTITEFPGSRFSPPVAYNLYLATVRNYIKTNYPGNYGLPGAVLNDPDNGNKPIQVGPANY
- a CDS encoding PKD-like family lipoprotein is translated as MKKILGIFLSLTAVASIIIGCSKDQGNYDYIEINTLKISADMASADPAMFVTPDSIILRQNDSLKVKLKIDASIGAPGNLSYQWLITQYLQANANPSKYMISEAASLKTRITLPPNLYRLVARVTNNDTGVSYYKTFVLNVSGAEWGGEGWLVLQEQQNGADISVITTRDGGVKGKVFNNVYATMNGHKLPAGTFKVNVVNYATAINAQKVSFLYPNGGLQVRSVDFADSTRIENWFTPGAISSMNFQANGSAGGSGAGWEYVIVNNQIAYRQFQSVAHLANPPLFFPPYAGLTIAPYVINASTSDQIYTLYDRVNKGFVLFNASTSALVNIPAYAAATTNLNPVTGSGFDLKNMTDNMIYAENAQPMTASLAIYWNCFFRDDAGNNTYLVQFPRGIAYSNNFTTGRFQLKEANCPGINTATMFANPTFLSQPKGVFYYVNSNKIYTCTVNNLASSAATVGLTFPGGTVIKAMKIFNSGYTAANITALNVPEGKVLVVATDETASGGGNKVYFFNLNAQTGAILGSVSSPADVYTGFDKITDITFKKSLGR
- a CDS encoding zinc-dependent metalloprotease, producing the protein MIKLKFIPVFALVLFAAEKGFAQDSTSVTKPVVVAKLKPYNQVITAKSISKLGLFTVHKVDERYYFEIPDELLSREFLFTTRLSKVPTGSPRYSGDLMNGIIVSFEKAAGDKLFVRAITNVAQSDPSNELAKAVKNATIDPIIMVLDLKARSVDGKSSVVEMTDFFLKDNLISGFHPAAKKQMGTGAPAADRSAILGMEAYPNNIEVKSLKTYALAVAPRPAAADGDSPADASAPAPSSVGVTFEISNSVMVLPKEAMKIQAYDPRVGFKSDSYTVFSDAQQKVEERRFIIKNRLEVKPEDLKRYQAGELVEPKEPLVYYIDPATPKQYRKYMIAGINNWNEAFKAAGFKNAIIGKEWPVNDKSMDLEDGRFRVIRYMPAISPFVDNNQVTDPRSGEIIQTYIGWSHSQVKTLHDWYMIQAGAADKDARNMKFSEELMGALIQAEISRTVGFTLGLTENLGSSYAIPLEKLRDKNWLANHPFNYSIMDYNHYNYVAQPADQVSRKGLIPQISDYDKWAIKWAYTNTGATSFEADKKIRLGWIKNNLNANTNLIFASQPAGIKPTDITNPTAQWEDLSNNPVGAAAYGIKNLKYVMANLIPWTTTGENTYYNTSDLYYTLVSQYSFFMRYAFTQIGGVTENLKTVDQVGDVYVPVAKIIQKQAVAFLNKEVFNTPNWILDPNVLNKFRKPAKKEDVTKMQEDALFKLIDPNRLFRMNTATMRFGKDKTYTVDEMLTDLRSGLYAEFKNHQMVDGNKRYLQKFAVNYLLKYLAEGEVVPDPTKDVLIAGTDIPLAMRKNLKAIEAQCKAAIPTYTDPVMLAHLKYISDKINNALNPKN
- a CDS encoding TlpA disulfide reductase family protein, translated to MRSKLLAILLWCSLAAGNVYANGNKATIDCTIYGNRASGLFLYELKDGTTVSLGFKRPDVNGNCNFEVDVKEGIFFFKKAGGKGHEFKYTIYLKAGEHKKVSFYMEKSSVDYDSCVIENENTESKFLQEWLNAKNEYSHSVATKPDIGRSKYAQFEKFAISFLASHKTNNTYFNIWLNDKVSIDLKYLKAGNYFGLGRLNANYDSTANAQPFYKPLLDKNIVNDVRLLRSEHGMELLDYVFGYRKFIEVKNQEKVLENYFSPENAAKINNGSVKVAFLLHKMPGVKEFEHFVKYVEPYKDIFTTVAQKEAYQKLYNDLTPFAVGKAGYNFELKDVNEKTYTLNGFKGKVVVIDVWAMWCAPCLAEKPIMEKIAEGYKNRNDIAFIGMSVDGYSKKDAWKGFVKKHAFTSIELLSQFDESLFKFYKISVIPRFLIFDREGKIVTVDAPRPSDPRFKKIVDAALAVK